In Aquimarina sp. TRL1, a single window of DNA contains:
- a CDS encoding T9SS type A sorting domain-containing protein codes for MKHLLLFVLAFPIMLKAQIQNTPIDHLEDIDFIAYLDSDDVSPILTETSIIKNSIEINSPPVISDLNGDTFTYTEGDGSRRIDQGSNLTITDTDSPDFDGGNLTISITSGIDIFEDLLSFDTTGAISFSGATTGSNISVGGVTIGTLGNNISTGNDLIVNFNANATITHIESLTRAIIYENTDNGLPTPGARNIRVTLHDGDGGASAPSDISINVVEVNDVPVTINLNGDSYTYNEGDGSTNIDQGAPLFFIDVDSPDLNGGNLTVSVTSGKNPSEDLLSFSGTVTLEGTTTGSNVTVGGSIIGTLGNNIASGNDLIVHFNTSANSFRVQTLIQAITYENTNTDNPSTAPRTIKTTINDGDGGTSPDANVTVTITDINDPPYISNLTGDSFIYTEGDGQRIIDQGTNIILDDIDTPIYNGGHLKASISNGSAPIEDILSLATTGNISLSGTTSGSTVSVEGVPIGHLLSDLSPGNELWVVFNGDDTATLSKVQTLLRAITYENSNTDNPITGPRTISVTVFDGIEKESPPSEATITVTATNDPPVIHALNGGAWTYTEGDGPRFIDRHSSSIIFDVDSPDFDGGNLSIEFISGKDASEDFLSIDTSGNISLSGTSYGSSVTIGGTTIGSLGSTIATGNNLIINLNTNATFFNVQNLLHAIQYQNINNETPTTGARNIRVTINDGDGGTSSNNDLIITVDNQNDPPTISNVDGDTFTYTEGDNNTLVDQNANASINDVDSPNFEGGNITVTITTGKDPEEDVLSLDTSSDITLSGTTAGSTISINGTLIGTLGNNIAPGNDLIINFNADATPTRAQILLRGITYNNTNNQAPTTDTRNISISINDGDGGTSATSNITISILAANDPPEINNLNGDVISYTEEEGKAILDQEVTAIVSDVDSPDFDKGSLYATITSGKVSSEDILSIDISGIISLSGTNAGSNIIVSGTTIGTLNNTIAEGNDLLITFNTHATLNSIQSVLQAITYENINTDNPATNTRNIEITLNDGDGGTSTPSNITVDINNINDVPIITHLNNDSYTYIEGNGNTLLDQNNPAGVSDVDSFNFEGGVLLASITSGKILTEDLLSINTSGVVSLSGTNAGSNVIVSGTTIGTLDNTITEGNDLAITFNPNATADKIQKLVQALSYENTNTSNITVGSRTLHISISDGDGGTSALSVVKISVISSNTPPTSENLTISSIYQNIAYTFSLSQIIYSDPDNDPLDHIRITTIPSGNLWIDTNNNNNIDNTETIITPNTIVPRVSLENNLLKYHQTDNINTSFDFEVNDGTVYSTHTYTADLLVIPFPEVYFSNDSPSSPSIQENKGTSTITVALSHAYGADVIIHLDYTASTATYAQDFDAQKTIVIPAGNTHIEHTITSIDDLDIETNESIIITFNTVENAHIRENEINTVIITDNDTNLPPSVLLSYSGATPTNASPITIQFDWNSEVIGFSINDITSSMGILSNFTVLNSKTYKVDIIPITEGIITVYVNENTVTDITGTSNNKSEILTIEYKHTLHPAPEVPFSIHPIPASEIITLTADTNNYLEVARVYNSQGALVLEKKLNGNRKNNPIDISVLSAGIYFIETMSKKDTFTYRIIKQ; via the coding sequence ATGAAACACCTACTATTATTTGTTTTGGCATTCCCCATAATGCTAAAAGCTCAAATACAAAATACCCCCATCGATCATCTCGAAGACATTGATTTTATAGCCTATCTCGATAGCGATGATGTTTCTCCAATTCTTACTGAAACCTCAATTATAAAAAACAGCATTGAGATAAACTCTCCTCCTGTCATTTCCGACCTTAACGGAGATACTTTCACCTATACAGAAGGAGATGGGAGTAGACGTATTGACCAAGGAAGCAACTTAACTATCACTGATACTGATTCCCCTGATTTTGATGGAGGAAACCTCACTATATCGATCACCTCTGGAATAGATATCTTTGAAGACCTTCTCTCTTTCGATACTACCGGAGCTATTTCTTTTTCTGGTGCAACAACTGGCAGTAATATCTCTGTTGGAGGAGTTACCATCGGAACACTGGGGAATAATATTTCTACAGGGAATGATCTGATTGTAAATTTTAACGCCAATGCAACGATTACCCATATAGAAAGCCTGACCCGCGCAATTATATATGAAAACACCGACAATGGCCTCCCGACTCCCGGAGCAAGAAACATTCGTGTTACATTACATGATGGAGATGGAGGAGCTTCAGCTCCCTCAGACATATCCATAAATGTGGTTGAAGTAAACGATGTTCCTGTAACCATTAATTTAAATGGTGACTCCTATACCTATAATGAAGGAGACGGAAGTACCAATATCGATCAAGGGGCTCCCCTTTTCTTTATAGATGTAGACTCTCCTGATCTAAACGGAGGAAACCTAACGGTTTCCGTTACCTCAGGAAAAAACCCTTCGGAAGACCTCCTTTCATTTTCAGGCACTGTAACCCTGGAAGGAACCACAACAGGAAGCAATGTCACTGTTGGCGGTTCAATTATCGGGACTCTGGGAAACAATATCGCCTCGGGAAACGACCTGATTGTACACTTTAACACCAGTGCAAACTCTTTCAGAGTTCAAACATTAATACAAGCGATCACTTACGAAAATACCAATACAGACAACCCCTCTACAGCACCAAGAACTATTAAAACAACTATTAATGACGGGGATGGAGGCACCTCTCCAGATGCGAACGTTACTGTCACGATAACAGATATCAACGACCCTCCTTATATAAGCAACTTGACCGGAGACAGTTTCATCTACACAGAAGGAGACGGACAACGCATTATCGATCAAGGAACAAATATTATACTGGATGATATAGACACCCCCATATACAATGGAGGTCATCTAAAAGCTTCTATCAGCAACGGATCTGCCCCTATAGAAGATATACTATCCCTGGCAACTACGGGAAATATATCCCTATCTGGCACCACCTCTGGAAGTACTGTGTCTGTGGAAGGAGTTCCTATTGGTCATTTATTATCCGACCTCTCCCCTGGAAATGAATTATGGGTTGTCTTCAACGGAGATGACACCGCTACCCTCAGCAAGGTTCAAACGCTTTTACGAGCAATCACCTATGAGAACAGTAATACTGACAACCCTATCACTGGTCCCAGGACCATCAGTGTTACCGTGTTTGATGGCATTGAAAAAGAATCTCCTCCTTCTGAAGCTACTATCACTGTTACTGCTACAAATGACCCTCCTGTGATCCATGCATTAAACGGAGGCGCCTGGACCTATACCGAAGGAGATGGTCCCCGGTTTATTGACCGACATTCATCCTCAATTATTTTTGATGTAGACTCTCCTGATTTTGATGGTGGTAATCTTAGTATTGAATTTATTTCCGGCAAAGATGCTTCTGAAGACTTTTTATCTATAGACACCTCCGGAAACATCTCACTATCAGGAACAAGTTACGGAAGTAGTGTTACGATCGGAGGAACAACTATTGGCTCCTTAGGTAGTACAATTGCTACTGGAAACAATCTGATTATAAACCTCAACACAAATGCTACATTTTTTAATGTGCAAAATTTATTACATGCCATTCAATATCAAAATATCAATAACGAAACTCCTACCACTGGAGCCAGAAATATCAGAGTAACTATTAATGATGGTGATGGAGGGACCTCCTCCAATAACGATCTCATCATTACAGTAGATAATCAAAATGACCCCCCTACTATCTCAAACGTAGACGGAGACACGTTTACTTATACTGAAGGAGATAACAATACCCTTGTGGATCAAAATGCAAATGCAAGTATAAACGATGTAGATTCTCCTAATTTTGAAGGAGGAAATATCACCGTAACTATTACCACCGGAAAGGATCCTGAAGAAGATGTATTATCCTTAGACACTTCTAGTGACATAACTCTCTCCGGAACCACCGCCGGAAGCACTATATCTATTAACGGGACTCTTATTGGTACGCTTGGGAATAATATAGCCCCTGGAAACGACCTGATCATAAATTTTAACGCAGATGCAACTCCCACTCGAGCACAAATACTACTTCGAGGAATAACCTATAACAATACCAACAACCAAGCTCCTACTACAGACACAAGAAACATTAGCATCAGTATCAATGATGGTGACGGAGGCACCTCTGCCACCAGCAACATAACCATCTCTATATTAGCTGCCAATGATCCTCCTGAAATCAATAATCTTAATGGAGACGTCATTTCCTATACAGAGGAAGAAGGAAAAGCTATACTTGATCAGGAAGTCACCGCAATAGTATCGGATGTTGATTCCCCTGATTTTGACAAAGGCTCCCTGTACGCCACTATTACATCTGGCAAAGTCTCTTCTGAAGACATTTTATCTATAGATATTTCTGGAATAATTTCTCTCTCCGGAACAAATGCCGGCAGCAATATTATTGTTTCCGGAACAACCATAGGAACACTTAACAATACGATTGCCGAAGGAAATGACCTCCTTATCACTTTTAACACACACGCAACCCTCAATAGCATACAATCCGTATTACAAGCTATCACCTATGAAAACATCAATACGGACAACCCTGCTACAAACACAAGAAATATAGAAATCACATTAAACGATGGGGATGGAGGAACCTCTACCCCATCAAATATAACGGTTGATATAAACAACATTAATGATGTTCCTATTATAACCCATTTAAACAACGACTCTTATACTTACATAGAAGGCAATGGCAATACATTACTAGACCAGAACAACCCGGCAGGTGTCAGTGATGTGGATTCCTTTAATTTTGAGGGAGGCGTTTTGCTAGCCAGTATTACATCAGGCAAGATTCTTACTGAAGATCTTTTATCCATAAACACTTCTGGAGTGGTTTCCTTATCCGGAACAAATGCTGGCAGCAATGTCATTGTTTCCGGAACAACCATAGGAACACTGGACAATACAATTACGGAAGGAAATGACCTGGCAATAACCTTTAACCCCAATGCAACTGCTGACAAAATACAAAAACTAGTCCAGGCACTCTCCTATGAAAACACGAACACTTCTAATATAACAGTTGGCAGCAGAACACTTCATATTTCTATCAGTGATGGCGACGGAGGCACTTCTGCCCTCTCTGTAGTAAAAATCTCGGTGATCAGCAGTAATACTCCCCCAACTTCTGAGAACCTTACTATTTCTTCAATATATCAAAATATCGCATATACATTTTCACTATCTCAAATCATATACTCAGATCCTGATAACGATCCATTGGATCACATTCGAATTACTACAATTCCATCCGGAAATTTATGGATAGACACAAACAACAACAATAATATTGACAATACCGAAACCATTATTACTCCCAATACTATTGTCCCCAGAGTTTCTTTAGAAAACAACCTTCTCAAATATCATCAAACCGATAACATCAATACATCTTTTGATTTTGAAGTTAATGACGGAACAGTATACAGTACGCATACCTATACTGCGGATCTATTAGTAATTCCTTTTCCAGAAGTGTATTTCTCCAACGACTCTCCATCCTCTCCATCCATACAAGAAAACAAAGGAACTTCTACTATAACAGTAGCCTTATCACATGCCTATGGAGCTGATGTAATCATTCATTTAGACTATACCGCTAGCACTGCTACCTACGCTCAGGATTTTGATGCTCAAAAAACTATAGTTATTCCAGCGGGAAATACTCATATCGAACATACCATTACTTCTATAGACGATCTCGATATAGAAACAAACGAATCGATCATCATTACATTCAACACGGTAGAAAATGCACATATTCGGGAGAATGAAATTAACACAGTAATCATTACCGACAACGACACCAACCTTCCTCCCTCTGTTTTATTAAGCTACTCTGGTGCGACTCCTACAAATGCATCACCAATTACCATTCAGTTTGACTGGAACTCAGAAGTTATCGGCTTCTCTATTAATGATATTACCAGTTCTATGGGGATCTTATCTAATTTTACTGTACTTAATTCTAAAACCTATAAAGTGGATATTATTCCAATTACAGAGGGGATAATCACAGTTTACGTCAATGAGAATACTGTAACTGATATAACTGGAACCTCTAATAATAAATCAGAAATACTCACTATCGAATACAAACACACATTACACCCAGCTCCAGAGGTTCCTTTCTCGATACACCCAATACCAGCATCCGAAATCATAACGCTGACCGCTGACACAAACAACTATCTCGAAGTTGCCAGAGTCTACAATTCACAAGGCGCTTTGGTTTTAGAAAAAAAACTAAATGGAAACCGAAAAAACAACCCAATTGACATTTCGGTATTAAGCGCAGGAATTTATTTTATTGAAACTATGAGCAAAAAAGACACTTTCACCTATAGAATCATAAAGCAATAA
- a CDS encoding TatD family hydrolase, giving the protein MILTDTHTHIYSESFNEDQDEMMERAISSGVSRFFVPAIDSAYTEAMYAVEEKYPEQVFLMMGLHPTHVKENYEDELAHVEEEVKKRSESSSSKRFYAIGEIGIDLYWDKTFLKQQQDAFRRQIQLAKKYGLPIVIHGRDAFDEIFEILEEEKGEKLRGIFHCFSGTLEQAKKAISYNMKLGIGGVVTFKNGKIDRFLDQIALTDLVLETDAPYLAPTPYRGKRNESAYVLHVAKKLSSIYGISEEEIAEITTANSKEVFGI; this is encoded by the coding sequence ATGATACTTACAGATACGCACACACATATTTACAGTGAATCTTTTAATGAAGATCAGGACGAAATGATGGAACGAGCAATTTCGTCCGGAGTGTCACGTTTTTTTGTTCCTGCAATTGATTCTGCTTATACAGAAGCGATGTATGCAGTAGAAGAAAAATATCCAGAGCAGGTCTTTTTGATGATGGGATTACATCCTACTCATGTCAAAGAAAATTACGAAGATGAATTGGCACATGTAGAAGAAGAAGTAAAAAAAAGAAGTGAATCATCCTCTTCAAAACGTTTCTATGCTATAGGAGAAATAGGGATTGATTTGTATTGGGATAAGACCTTTCTGAAGCAGCAACAAGATGCATTTCGAAGGCAGATACAATTAGCGAAAAAATACGGATTGCCAATCGTTATTCATGGAAGAGATGCTTTTGATGAGATTTTTGAAATTTTAGAAGAAGAAAAAGGAGAAAAACTAAGAGGTATTTTTCATTGCTTTTCGGGAACCTTGGAACAAGCTAAAAAAGCGATCTCTTATAATATGAAACTGGGTATAGGGGGAGTTGTTACTTTTAAAAACGGGAAGATAGATAGGTTTCTGGATCAGATTGCATTGACAGATCTTGTTCTGGAGACAGATGCTCCGTATCTGGCACCAACTCCATACAGAGGAAAAAGAAATGAAAGTGCGTATGTGTTGCATGTGGCAAAAAAGCTATCTTCAATTTACGGCATATCAGAAGAAGAAATAGCAGAAATTACTACTGCGAATTCAAAAGAAGTTTTTGGAATATAA
- a CDS encoding biopolymer transporter ExbD: MAKRAAPEVNAGSMADIAFLLLIFFLVTTTIETDSGISRKLPPPQEEDVEPPVLKQKNIFVVEVNKNNDLLVEEEPMELKDLRAAAIKFLDNGGGAGNDVCSYCRGEKDPSSSDNPEKAVISLRNNRETSYKTYIAVQNELVAAYTELRNREAQRLFGKTFVQMEKDLKDVNYPGSKEKLKDDIKKVQLLFPEKLSEAEPKK; encoded by the coding sequence ATGGCAAAGAGAGCAGCACCAGAAGTAAATGCAGGATCGATGGCAGATATTGCATTCCTACTTCTTATATTTTTCCTGGTTACCACAACGATCGAAACCGATAGTGGTATCAGCAGGAAGCTTCCACCGCCACAGGAAGAAGATGTTGAACCACCTGTATTAAAGCAAAAAAATATTTTTGTAGTAGAGGTGAATAAAAACAATGACCTGTTGGTAGAAGAGGAGCCAATGGAATTGAAGGATTTACGTGCGGCAGCCATCAAATTTTTAGATAACGGAGGAGGAGCAGGAAATGATGTTTGTTCATACTGTAGAGGAGAAAAAGATCCATCTTCTTCTGATAATCCTGAAAAAGCCGTAATATCACTACGTAATAATCGTGAGACAAGTTATAAAACCTATATCGCTGTTCAGAATGAATTGGTAGCAGCATATACAGAATTACGTAACAGAGAAGCTCAGCGATTATTCGGTAAGACTTTTGTCCAAATGGAAAAAGATCTTAAAGATGTGAACTATCCTGGAAGTAAAGAAAAATTAAAGGATGATATCAAAAAAGTACAATTGTTATTTCCTGAAAAACTTTCAGAAGCAGAACCAAAGAAATAA
- a CDS encoding MotA/TolQ/ExbB proton channel family protein, giving the protein MKRLFSILAIAAVMAFGNVKAATVPAQLLSTNVQLFAPITTTTTVQEDAAPAKEELSFHQEIKKRFIEGGPEFMGIVLLCLILGLAIAIERIIFLNLSTTNTKKLQQNVEDALNSGGVEAAKEVCRNTKGPIASIYYQGLDRADESIDAAEKAVVAYGGVQMGQLEKNVSWVSLFIALAPMLGFMGTVIGMIQAFDKIEAAGDMQPSLVAGGIKVALLTTVFGLIVAIILQIFYNYIVAKIDSIVNNMEDASITLIDMLVAYKNKK; this is encoded by the coding sequence ATGAAAAGACTATTCTCTATTCTGGCAATCGCAGCAGTAATGGCGTTTGGAAACGTGAAAGCAGCTACTGTACCTGCTCAGTTATTATCAACTAATGTGCAATTATTTGCTCCTATAACTACCACTACTACAGTACAAGAAGATGCAGCTCCTGCAAAAGAAGAATTATCCTTCCACCAAGAAATCAAAAAGCGTTTCATCGAAGGAGGTCCTGAATTTATGGGGATTGTATTGTTATGTTTAATTCTAGGTCTTGCAATTGCAATCGAAAGAATTATATTTTTGAATCTTTCTACTACCAACACGAAGAAATTACAGCAAAACGTTGAAGATGCGTTAAATAGCGGTGGAGTAGAAGCTGCAAAAGAGGTGTGTAGAAATACAAAAGGACCGATCGCTTCTATTTACTACCAAGGGTTAGATAGAGCAGACGAAAGTATTGATGCTGCAGAAAAAGCAGTTGTAGCTTACGGAGGTGTTCAAATGGGACAGCTAGAAAAGAACGTTTCTTGGGTATCATTATTTATCGCATTGGCACCGATGCTTGGGTTCATGGGAACTGTAATCGGGATGATTCAGGCATTCGATAAGATTGAAGCAGCTGGAGATATGCAGCCATCGCTTGTAGCAGGAGGTATTAAAGTAGCACTTCTTACTACAGTATTCGGACTTATTGTTGCTATTATCTTACAGATATTTTATAACTACATTGTAGCAAAAATCGATAGTATTGTGAACAACATGGAAGATGCGTCAATCACGTTAATCGATATGTTGGTAGCTTATAAAAACAAAAAATAA
- a CDS encoding asparaginase gives MGATPKILLVYTGGTIGMVKDFETGALVAFDFDELLLRIPELTQLECVIETISFEEPIDSSDMNVARWKDLGGIINRKYEDYDGFVVLHGSDTMSYTASAISFMFENLTKPIIFTGSQLPIGDLRTDAKENLITAIQIAALQEKGKPVITEVGLYFEYKLLRANRTTKINAEHFEAFQSPNYPPLVESGVHLKINSSFLRKPNRRKKMIYHTHFDNDVVILKMFPGINENIVTGILSSDLIKGVILETYGSGNTTTKKWFIEALTAFIKTGKPVINVTQCAGGSVEMGKYNTSVALKKAGVISGNDITTEAAIAKLMYLLGENLPPKVLKTIYETSVRGEMSEN, from the coding sequence ATGGGGGCTACACCAAAAATATTGCTGGTATACACAGGGGGAACCATTGGTATGGTGAAAGATTTTGAAACAGGAGCGTTGGTTGCTTTTGATTTTGATGAGTTGTTATTGAGGATTCCCGAATTGACACAATTGGAATGTGTGATAGAAACGATTAGTTTCGAGGAACCTATTGATTCTTCGGATATGAATGTAGCGAGGTGGAAGGATTTAGGAGGGATTATTAATAGGAAATATGAAGACTATGATGGATTTGTTGTGCTCCATGGAAGCGATACGATGTCTTATACAGCATCTGCGATTAGTTTTATGTTTGAAAATTTAACAAAACCGATCATCTTTACAGGGTCTCAGCTGCCGATAGGGGATTTGAGAACTGATGCAAAGGAAAACCTGATTACAGCTATTCAGATCGCAGCATTACAAGAAAAAGGCAAGCCGGTAATTACAGAAGTAGGTTTGTATTTTGAGTATAAATTATTGAGAGCAAACAGAACAACCAAAATAAATGCAGAGCATTTCGAAGCTTTTCAGTCTCCTAATTATCCGCCACTGGTAGAGTCAGGAGTTCATCTGAAAATAAATAGCTCCTTTTTGAGGAAACCCAACAGAAGAAAAAAAATGATCTATCATACCCATTTTGATAACGATGTGGTTATTCTGAAAATGTTTCCCGGAATTAATGAGAATATCGTAACAGGTATTCTTTCTTCTGATCTGATAAAAGGAGTGATTTTGGAGACGTACGGTTCTGGTAATACCACCACTAAAAAATGGTTTATCGAGGCGTTGACAGCTTTTATAAAAACGGGAAAACCGGTGATAAATGTTACGCAATGTGCAGGAGGAAGTGTCGAAATGGGTAAGTATAATACCAGTGTAGCGCTAAAAAAAGCAGGAGTTATTTCAGGAAATGACATCACAACAGAAGCAGCTATCGCAAAATTGATGTATTTACTGGGAGAAAATTTACCTCCTAAAGTCCTAAAAACCATCTATGAAACTTCTGTAAGAGGGGAAATGTCCGAAAATTAA
- a CDS encoding retropepsin-like aspartic protease: MTTLRRLLIQKSYTRIPLSYTKTNHFEIKASLNGIEGDFILDTGASNSCVGFEGIEKFHLTSEESDVKAAGAGAIDIHTQLSKKNTLHIGTWKKTNIPLVLFDLTHVNEALQNHGAKTVDGIIGADILKKGKAIIDYENQCLYLKNRKK; this comes from the coding sequence ATGACAACACTCCGGAGGTTACTGATCCAAAAATCCTATACCCGAATCCCATTATCATACACTAAAACAAATCACTTTGAAATAAAAGCTTCTCTCAACGGGATTGAAGGAGATTTCATTTTAGATACCGGAGCTTCTAATTCCTGCGTAGGATTTGAAGGAATTGAAAAATTTCACCTTACCAGTGAAGAAAGCGATGTAAAAGCTGCAGGAGCAGGAGCTATAGATATACACACACAATTATCTAAAAAAAACACCCTTCATATCGGCACTTGGAAAAAAACAAATATCCCTCTTGTATTGTTTGACCTTACACATGTAAATGAAGCATTACAAAATCACGGTGCCAAAACAGTAGATGGAATTATAGGCGCTGATATTTTAAAAAAAGGAAAGGCAATTATTGATTATGAAAACCAATGTCTCTATCTAAAAAACCGAAAAAAGTAA
- a CDS encoding biopolymer transporter ExbD, with protein MSKFKKKKSGELPAISTASLPDIVFMLLFFFMVATVMRQNTLMIDNKLPSADQIEKLDKKDLVMYIYAGKPSARYRASAGNQARVQLNDKFAEVDEIKAFILAERASKREELLPFLTTALKVDGDTNMGLVGDIKKELRDVQALKINYTTRTGSATDNLKK; from the coding sequence ATGTCTAAGTTTAAAAAGAAAAAAAGTGGTGAATTGCCAGCTATTTCTACAGCATCTTTGCCAGATATCGTATTTATGTTATTATTCTTCTTTATGGTGGCTACTGTAATGCGTCAAAACACATTGATGATTGACAATAAATTACCGTCAGCAGATCAAATAGAGAAGTTAGATAAAAAAGATTTGGTTATGTACATCTATGCAGGAAAGCCAAGTGCTAGATATCGTGCTAGTGCAGGTAATCAGGCAAGAGTACAGTTAAATGATAAGTTTGCTGAAGTAGACGAAATTAAAGCGTTTATACTTGCAGAAAGAGCTTCTAAAAGAGAGGAATTGCTTCCTTTCCTTACTACAGCCCTAAAAGTTGATGGAGATACTAATATGGGATTAGTAGGAGATATTAAAAAAGAATTGAGAGATGTTCAAGCACTTAAAATTAACTACACCACCAGAACAGGTAGTGCTACAGATAATTTAAAAAAGTAA
- a CDS encoding ABC transporter permease: MLIYLRVLKESFNFAINALKNNLLRTFLSLLGVTIGIFSIIAVLSAVDSLEKEIKGSISSLDNSTIYIMRFSFGPSSVPQWKREQFPDVTYEEYQHLKRDLPDLKAASFIVNVNSETLKHEDKSISNVEVVPVTSDYYDIEELQVVKGRFYNEQESITGAPVVVVGDEVANSLFGSQDPVGKEIRMYGRKFTVIGVLKKEGAGLFGNSKDTTVILPVNIVRRIFGDSNKFVIPGIIVKPESGIDVPEFIAAIKQKLRAFRGLKPDEIDDFFVNQLQGFTDFIDNITGTMSMIGGFIGMFSLLVGGFGIANIMFVSVKERTNLIGIQKALGAKRKFILLQFLFEAIVLAVFGGVIGLLMVWGVFALVSNFTGDFEFILSASNVFWGMFWSTIIGLIAGIIPAWLASRLDPVEAIRTGM; encoded by the coding sequence ATGTTAATTTATCTAAGAGTGCTGAAGGAGAGCTTTAATTTTGCTATTAATGCTCTGAAAAATAATTTGTTAAGAACGTTTCTTTCTTTGTTAGGGGTTACGATTGGTATTTTTTCTATTATTGCTGTTTTATCTGCGGTGGATTCTCTGGAGAAAGAGATAAAAGGGAGTATCAGTTCTCTGGATAATAGTACGATCTATATTATGAGGTTCTCTTTTGGACCGTCTTCAGTGCCTCAATGGAAGAGAGAGCAATTTCCTGATGTGACCTATGAGGAATATCAGCACCTAAAAAGAGATCTTCCTGATCTTAAAGCAGCTAGTTTTATCGTAAATGTTAATTCGGAAACTCTTAAGCATGAGGATAAAAGTATTAGTAATGTAGAGGTGGTGCCTGTGACGAGTGATTATTATGATATTGAAGAGCTTCAGGTGGTGAAAGGTAGGTTTTATAATGAGCAGGAGTCGATAACGGGAGCTCCGGTTGTAGTGGTTGGTGATGAAGTAGCAAATAGCCTTTTTGGGTCACAAGATCCTGTGGGGAAAGAAATTCGGATGTATGGCAGGAAATTTACAGTTATCGGTGTTTTAAAGAAAGAAGGAGCCGGGTTATTCGGTAATTCCAAAGATACGACCGTTATTTTACCGGTAAATATTGTAAGACGAATCTTTGGAGATAGTAATAAGTTTGTGATTCCTGGGATTATTGTCAAACCTGAGTCAGGTATTGATGTGCCTGAATTTATAGCGGCGATAAAACAAAAGTTAAGAGCTTTCAGAGGGCTGAAGCCAGATGAAATTGATGATTTTTTTGTAAACCAATTACAAGGGTTTACGGATTTTATTGATAATATAACTGGTACGATGTCAATGATTGGGGGCTTTATAGGGATGTTTTCTTTGTTGGTAGGTGGTTTTGGAATTGCTAATATTATGTTTGTTAGTGTTAAAGAAAGAACAAATCTAATTGGAATTCAAAAAGCACTGGGTGCAAAAAGAAAGTTTATCTTGCTGCAATTTTTGTTTGAGGCAATTGTACTAGCAGTTTTTGGAGGAGTGATCGGGTTATTAATGGTGTGGGGTGTTTTTGCGTTGGTTTCTAATTTTACCGGAGATTTTGAATTTATTCTCTCTGCTTCCAATGTCTTTTGGGGAATGTTCTGGTCTACAATTATTGGATTGATTGCAGGGATTATACCTGCCTGGTTAGCATCTAGGTTAGATCCTGTAGAGGCCATTCGGACTGGAATGTAA
- a CDS encoding biopolymer transporter ExbD, with the protein MARRLAPEVNAGSMADIAFLLLIFFLVTTTIETDVGISRKLPPLLEKPPQDIHIKERNLFRVEINKDNQLLVEEQMMDVKGLKEAAVAFLDNGGAGVSSCTYCMGNRDHNLSDSPEKAVISLVNDRETSYEMYIAVQNELLAAYTSLRNREARRKYGISYEEMLTLYKEASDSNNKGQLKAQLTAIRAMYPEKLSEAEPVKQ; encoded by the coding sequence ATGGCTAGACGATTAGCACCAGAAGTAAATGCAGGCTCGATGGCTGATATTGCATTTTTATTATTGATCTTTTTCTTAGTGACCACTACTATAGAAACTGATGTAGGAATTAGCAGGAAACTACCACCTTTGCTGGAAAAGCCTCCGCAAGATATTCATATTAAAGAACGTAATCTTTTCAGGGTGGAGATTAACAAAGACAACCAGTTATTGGTAGAGGAGCAAATGATGGATGTTAAAGGATTGAAAGAAGCAGCTGTTGCTTTTTTAGACAATGGGGGAGCAGGGGTATCCTCATGTACGTATTGTATGGGAAATAGAGATCATAATTTATCAGACAGCCCCGAAAAGGCAGTGATCTCTTTGGTTAATGATCGTGAAACAAGTTATGAGATGTATATCGCGGTTCAGAATGAACTGCTGGCAGCATATACGAGTTTACGAAATAGGGAAGCTAGGCGTAAATACGGAATCTCATATGAAGAAATGCTCACGTTGTATAAAGAAGCTAGTGATTCGAATAATAAAGGGCAGTTAAAAGCACAATTAACCGCTATCCGAGCGATGTATCCAGAGAAATTATCAGAAGCAGAACCCGTAAAACAATAA